A genome region from Dickeya chrysanthemi NCPPB 402 includes the following:
- a CDS encoding Gfo/Idh/MocA family oxidoreductase, translating to MMNILIVGLGYAGNRFYSAFKNVIHTEKINFAYVNRTKISHELPCYESVQVALEKFKPEIIVISATDNQHINIIESLSSYDGFILCEKPLATPGDGWKTACNNLQNLSGFALDLVERYSFATILLKSLIIERKWKLVRANFVWGKNRINDYRPTCGVTSEVIHPLDLITWICNEKCSLDIRSVSGVKSDFSISGDHILDTVLLTAELNNVPVTGFSSFVNIQRQRSVDFSFTDEIGEIIHARIIYDTPSWDCDHLRIWSLNSDGSENIIINERQENSVEKFSTIYKLSKLCSDVYGYVKDGTPPSQSFPGLETAVRLQETLDYIQEHAVTPEPASYTHRGERKLLTKESALEVLG from the coding sequence ATGATGAATATCCTTATTGTTGGACTTGGATATGCAGGAAATAGATTTTATTCTGCTTTCAAAAATGTTATTCATACAGAAAAAATTAATTTTGCATATGTAAACCGAACGAAAATTTCGCATGAATTACCATGTTATGAGAGTGTCCAGGTCGCTTTGGAAAAATTCAAACCGGAAATTATCGTTATTAGTGCAACGGATAATCAGCATATTAATATTATTGAGTCTCTTTCTAGCTATGATGGCTTTATTCTTTGTGAGAAGCCCTTGGCGACGCCAGGAGATGGATGGAAAACGGCTTGCAACAATCTCCAGAACCTTAGCGGATTTGCGCTGGACCTTGTTGAACGTTATTCCTTCGCAACTATTTTACTAAAGTCTCTCATTATTGAAAGGAAATGGAAACTGGTACGTGCCAATTTCGTCTGGGGAAAAAATCGTATCAACGATTACAGACCTACATGCGGTGTGACAAGTGAGGTTATCCACCCCTTGGATCTAATAACCTGGATATGTAATGAAAAATGCTCACTCGATATTAGAAGTGTATCAGGGGTGAAGTCTGATTTTTCCATTTCTGGTGATCATATTCTCGATACGGTTTTGCTTACAGCTGAGCTTAATAATGTGCCAGTTACCGGATTTAGTAGCTTTGTGAACATTCAGCGACAGCGAAGTGTCGATTTTTCATTCACGGATGAAATTGGAGAAATTATCCATGCTAGGATTATATATGATACCCCTTCTTGGGACTGCGATCATCTTCGCATATGGTCACTAAACTCAGATGGAAGTGAAAATATCATTATTAATGAACGGCAAGAGAATAGTGTTGAGAAGTTTTCCACTATATATAAACTGTCAAAGCTATGCAGTGACGTATACGGCTATGTGAAAGACGGTACCCCACCGTCACAATCGTTCCCAGGTCTAGAAACAGCGGTTCGGCTACAGGAAACTCTGGATTACA
- a CDS encoding GNAT family N-acetyltransferase, with protein MDIKSFLIQQAERHQIDDLIRLRSCLLEQTSSASYVCRTQEERHIWREQYRQWLYDVLEYDTGIRIFVALIGQKVIGCSTGIIDRRAPARDCISGYCGWVQSVVVAPSFQRQGVAASLLKSLTEWFSEKKVSKILLESTPGSKAFYIAQGFIPEQETLFIREI; from the coding sequence ATGGATATAAAGTCTTTCCTCATACAACAGGCTGAAAGACATCAGATTGATGATTTGATCCGACTTCGGTCCTGCCTGCTTGAACAAACATCCTCTGCGTCTTACGTATGCCGGACACAAGAAGAGCGGCATATCTGGAGGGAACAGTACCGGCAATGGCTTTATGATGTTCTGGAGTACGATACGGGCATAAGAATTTTTGTCGCTCTAATTGGGCAAAAAGTTATTGGTTGCTCGACAGGTATCATTGATCGTAGGGCACCTGCCCGAGATTGTATATCAGGATACTGTGGCTGGGTTCAGTCAGTAGTCGTTGCACCATCCTTTCAAAGACAAGGAGTGGCTGCCTCTTTGTTGAAGTCGCTGACAGAATGGTTTTCTGAAAAAAAGGTCTCAAAAATTCTACTGGAGTCAACGCCAGGGTCTAAAGCGTTCTATATAGCACAGGGATTCATTCCTGAACAAGAAACTCTATTCATACGTGAGATTTAA
- the hemA gene encoding 5-aminolevulinate synthase, which yields MYEIFFSEKVDALKKTGQYRNFVTLNRICGKYPLADITEDHSSAVVWCSNDYLGMSQHPVVRQAMHTAVDLYGAGAGGSRNIGGNHELFEKLESSLAEWHNKEAALVFPTGFSSNDATLQCLLHLMDDIVIISDELNHASIINGIRAVKVQKEIFLHNDVKHLEKILSSYPLERKKLIVFESVYSMDGDVSPIPEIIRLAKKYNAMTFLDEVHAIGMYGNRGAGKADEMHVADQVDIIQGTMGKAIGLIGGYIASSAIVIDTIRSFATGFIFTTSLPPAIVAGCLASLNYIKDHHGLRESLHNNSALLRFALGEMKIPVMPCSSTHVLPILVGNAGKCRAAAERLLREHHIYLQPINFPSVPVGTERFRINATPNHTREQIMHLASSLRETFEYFGIPLVAQNSIKEEAV from the coding sequence ATGTACGAAATTTTCTTTAGTGAAAAGGTTGATGCTTTAAAAAAAACAGGCCAATACAGAAATTTTGTTACGCTGAATAGAATTTGTGGAAAGTATCCTCTTGCAGATATTACAGAAGACCATTCTTCTGCTGTAGTATGGTGTAGTAATGATTATTTGGGGATGTCTCAACACCCTGTGGTAAGACAAGCTATGCATACTGCTGTTGATCTTTATGGGGCAGGTGCAGGGGGCTCTAGAAATATTGGCGGAAATCATGAACTCTTTGAGAAGCTTGAGTCTAGCCTGGCAGAATGGCATAACAAGGAGGCTGCATTAGTTTTTCCTACCGGATTTAGTTCCAACGATGCGACATTACAATGCCTTTTGCACCTGATGGATGATATAGTCATCATCAGTGATGAACTTAATCATGCTTCAATAATTAACGGAATAAGGGCCGTAAAGGTTCAGAAGGAGATATTTCTCCATAATGATGTCAAACATCTTGAGAAAATTCTTTCCTCTTATCCATTAGAGCGTAAAAAATTGATTGTATTTGAATCTGTTTATTCAATGGATGGGGATGTTTCCCCTATACCGGAAATAATCAGGTTGGCAAAAAAATATAATGCCATGACTTTTCTGGATGAAGTGCACGCCATAGGTATGTATGGCAATAGAGGTGCAGGCAAAGCGGATGAAATGCATGTTGCAGATCAGGTTGATATTATTCAGGGAACAATGGGGAAAGCTATTGGCCTGATCGGGGGATATATTGCGAGTTCAGCAATCGTTATTGATACCATACGTTCCTTTGCCACTGGTTTCATCTTTACCACTTCATTACCGCCTGCGATCGTTGCAGGGTGTCTTGCCAGCCTTAATTATATAAAAGACCACCATGGATTAAGAGAAAGTCTGCATAATAATTCGGCATTACTCAGATTTGCACTCGGTGAAATGAAGATCCCTGTGATGCCGTGTTCTAGTACTCACGTCCTCCCTATCCTTGTTGGAAATGCGGGTAAATGTCGTGCAGCCGCTGAGCGCTTGCTGAGAGAGCATCATATCTATCTGCAACCTATAAACTTTCCTTCCGTACCCGTCGGGACAGAACGTTTTCGCATCAACGCAACACCGAATCATACCCGCGAACAAATTATGCATCTGGCATCTTCACTGAGAGAAACGTTTGAATACTTCGGGATCCCCCTTGTCGCACAAAATAGCATTAAGGAAGAGGCTGTATAA
- a CDS encoding MFS transporter, translating into MTNGNLWRLWPLVIGTFALGLDAYVLAGLLPSMAITLQTTQASIGLGVALFTAAYAISAPLLAPVFASRTSARFALISGIVTFILGNLITLLSHSLSWLLFSRLLAGCGAGIFSPLTSACAAGMVDESHKGRALALVLAGLSVGTALGVPAGLMVENRFGWRATIGLIALLGIISMAGMLFNRLTFSAPKAIPFKERLSALASRLTLMTLMVTVLTGIASLGLYTFIAEISADKGMGQEIPKIIWSWGIGGLIGAMFVGQVIDRLISPWLTTLTLITLLVSSFIAFGYGSLYFCLAGTFFWGLAGWSSIAPQQHSLINYAPEHAVSLIGWNSSANYAGGSIGVVVGATILNANNHSSSLPLFAILVALLALIIHLMKNFINNTPQ; encoded by the coding sequence ATGACTAATGGAAACCTCTGGCGGCTCTGGCCTCTGGTCATAGGGACGTTTGCGCTTGGTCTGGATGCCTATGTGCTAGCAGGTTTGTTACCGTCAATGGCGATAACCCTGCAAACGACACAAGCCAGCATTGGTTTAGGCGTGGCATTATTCACTGCAGCCTATGCTATTTCAGCTCCTTTACTTGCCCCTGTTTTTGCATCTCGAACATCCGCTCGTTTTGCGTTGATTTCAGGTATCGTCACTTTTATTTTAGGGAATTTGATAACTTTGCTGTCTCATTCCCTCAGTTGGCTTTTGTTCTCTCGGTTACTTGCTGGATGTGGTGCGGGTATCTTCTCACCACTGACTTCTGCTTGTGCGGCCGGTATGGTTGACGAGTCGCATAAGGGAAGGGCATTAGCATTGGTACTTGCCGGACTTAGTGTAGGCACTGCCTTGGGGGTTCCTGCTGGCCTGATGGTAGAAAATAGATTTGGATGGCGTGCTACCATTGGGCTGATTGCCTTGTTGGGCATAATTTCTATGGCTGGAATGCTTTTTAATAGACTAACCTTTTCAGCACCAAAGGCTATTCCCTTTAAGGAGCGATTGTCTGCACTGGCCTCCAGATTAACTCTGATGACACTGATGGTCACGGTGCTGACTGGTATCGCTTCCTTGGGACTTTATACCTTTATCGCAGAAATCAGCGCAGATAAAGGTATGGGTCAGGAAATTCCTAAGATTATCTGGTCCTGGGGTATTGGCGGATTAATCGGTGCTATGTTTGTTGGGCAGGTCATTGACAGATTAATTTCCCCTTGGTTAACCACTCTAACTCTAATTACTTTGTTAGTGAGTAGTTTTATCGCCTTTGGGTATGGCTCATTGTATTTTTGTTTGGCGGGTACTTTTTTCTGGGGGCTCGCGGGATGGTCAAGTATCGCTCCGCAGCAGCATTCCCTGATCAATTACGCACCAGAACATGCAGTATCACTGATTGGTTGGAATTCATCAGCAAACTACGCAGGTGGTTCAATAGGGGTGGTGGTGGGTGCCACTATTTTAAATGCCAATAACCACTCAAGCTCATTACCATTGTTTGCAATATTAGTCGCTCTTTTAGCACTTATTATCCATCTGATGAAAAACTTCATAAATAACACTCCACAATAA
- a CDS encoding tyrosine-protein phosphatase → MTSSSLLHPSVLPLDGGVNFRDLGGIRVADGRRVRHGKLLRSGALDQLSERDIDQLASMPVAHVVDYRDQDEAALRPDRLWSGARYHSVPANPLRHEVTASLETLGSEKLEAFDSRAFMMELYRRLPFGNPAYQHLVVLLRQPDDGALVQHCAVGKDRTGIGSALVLFALGADEQTVMEDYLVTESTLTPFRRQLLEDLASSLSEKALKRFDFVLSAREEFLATALHTIREKHGSVDNWLAQDYGLDVSARDALREKYLA, encoded by the coding sequence ATGACTTCATCTTCATTACTGCATCCCTCGGTGCTACCACTTGATGGCGGCGTCAATTTTCGTGATTTAGGGGGAATTCGTGTGGCGGACGGTCGGCGAGTTCGCCACGGCAAACTGCTTCGCTCCGGCGCCCTTGACCAATTAAGCGAGCGCGACATCGACCAGCTCGCCAGTATGCCGGTGGCCCACGTGGTCGATTACCGTGATCAGGACGAGGCCGCGCTGCGGCCAGACCGGCTATGGTCCGGCGCGCGTTATCATTCTGTTCCTGCCAACCCGTTGCGTCATGAGGTCACCGCCAGTCTGGAAACGCTAGGCTCGGAAAAACTCGAAGCGTTCGATTCCCGTGCGTTCATGATGGAGCTGTATCGCCGTTTACCGTTCGGCAATCCGGCCTATCAACATCTGGTGGTGTTGCTGCGCCAGCCGGATGACGGTGCGCTGGTGCAACATTGTGCGGTAGGGAAAGATCGTACCGGCATTGGTTCCGCGCTGGTGCTGTTTGCGCTGGGGGCGGATGAGCAGACGGTGATGGAGGATTATCTGGTTACCGAGTCCACGTTGACGCCGTTTCGTCGGCAGTTACTGGAAGATCTGGCATCCAGCCTGAGCGAAAAAGCGCTGAAGCGGTTCGATTTTGTGCTCTCCGCCCGTGAAGAGTTTCTGGCAACGGCGCTGCATACAATCCGTGAGAAGCATGGGTCGGTGGATAACTGGCTGGCGCAGGATTACGGGCTGGATGTCTCGGCACGCGATGCGCTGCGGGAGAAGTATCTGGCTTAA
- the udp gene encoding uridine phosphorylase has protein sequence MSDVFHLGLTKQDLQGATLAIVPGDPARVEKIARLMENPVFLASHREFTTWRAELAGKPVIVCSTGIGGPSTSIAVEELAQLGVRTFLRVGTTGAIQPHIAVGDVLVTTAAVRLDGASLHFAPLEFPAAADFACTCALAEAAREAGATLHVGITASSDTFYPGQERYDTYSGRVVRRFQGSMAQWQSMGVLNYEMESATLLTMCASQGLRAGMVAGVIVNRTQQEIPDTATMQKAEHASVNVVLSAARKLLDA, from the coding sequence ATGTCCGATGTATTTCATCTCGGTTTAACAAAACAGGATTTGCAAGGAGCCACGCTGGCGATCGTGCCCGGCGACCCGGCTCGAGTGGAAAAGATTGCCCGCTTGATGGAGAACCCGGTTTTTCTGGCATCGCACCGGGAGTTCACCACCTGGCGCGCGGAACTGGCGGGTAAACCGGTGATTGTCTGCTCCACCGGTATTGGCGGCCCGTCTACGTCGATTGCGGTAGAAGAACTGGCGCAACTGGGTGTGCGTACCTTCCTGCGCGTCGGCACGACCGGCGCTATCCAGCCGCATATCGCGGTGGGCGATGTGCTGGTCACCACCGCGGCGGTGCGTCTGGACGGCGCCAGCCTGCACTTTGCGCCACTGGAGTTCCCAGCCGCGGCCGATTTTGCCTGCACCTGCGCACTGGCGGAAGCGGCACGTGAAGCGGGGGCGACACTGCATGTCGGTATTACCGCGTCCTCGGATACTTTCTATCCAGGCCAGGAGCGTTACGACACCTATTCCGGCCGGGTCGTGCGGCGTTTTCAGGGCTCTATGGCGCAATGGCAGAGCATGGGCGTGCTGAACTATGAAATGGAGTCCGCAACGCTGCTGACGATGTGCGCCAGTCAGGGGCTGCGTGCCGGCATGGTGGCGGGTGTGATTGTCAACCGCACCCAACAGGAAATTCCCGATACCGCCACGATGCAAAAAGCGGAACATGCGTCCGTCAATGTGGTGTTGTCGGCGGCGCGTAAATTACTGGACGCCTGA
- a CDS encoding dienelactone hydrolase family protein, protein MKTDALLTLRETTRAFSPAVMPLASSAITTDAAGLVAGETTIPSQGDSLPAYIAKPEKADGPLPIVLVVQEIFGVHEHIRDVCRRLAKQGYLAIAPELYFRHGDPQQYSDIPTLMSELVSKVPDNQVLSDLDHTAHWAVRQGGDASRLAITGFCWGGRISWLYAAHNPQLKAAVAWYGKLVAEKTLTSPQHPVDVAKDLSAPVLGLYGGQDKSIPPEQVETMRQALRAVNADAEIVVYPDADHAFHADYRATYHEASAKDGWQRMLAWFARYGVA, encoded by the coding sequence ATGAAAACCGATGCGCTACTGACACTCAGAGAGACCACACGGGCATTTTCGCCAGCCGTCATGCCGCTGGCTTCTTCCGCCATTACCACCGATGCCGCCGGGCTGGTGGCCGGCGAAACCACCATCCCTTCGCAGGGCGACAGCCTGCCTGCTTATATTGCCAAACCGGAAAAAGCCGACGGCCCGCTGCCGATCGTATTGGTAGTCCAGGAAATCTTCGGCGTACATGAACATATTCGTGATGTCTGTCGGCGGCTGGCTAAACAGGGCTATCTGGCCATCGCGCCGGAACTCTATTTTCGCCACGGCGACCCACAGCAATACAGCGATATCCCAACGTTGATGAGTGAACTGGTCAGCAAAGTACCCGACAACCAGGTCTTGTCCGACCTTGACCATACCGCGCACTGGGCGGTACGTCAGGGTGGCGACGCCAGCCGGCTGGCGATTACCGGTTTCTGCTGGGGCGGCCGCATTAGTTGGTTGTACGCCGCACATAACCCACAGTTAAAAGCCGCCGTCGCCTGGTACGGTAAGCTGGTCGCCGAAAAAACGCTGACCTCGCCGCAACATCCGGTGGATGTGGCGAAAGATCTGAGCGCGCCGGTGCTCGGGCTGTACGGCGGGCAGGACAAAAGCATTCCGCCGGAACAGGTGGAAACCATGCGTCAGGCGTTACGGGCGGTCAATGCCGATGCGGAGATTGTGGTCTATCCGGACGCGGATCACGCTTTCCATGCTGATTACCGCGCAACGTACCATGAAGCCTCCGCCAAAGACGGTTGGCAACGTATGCTGGCGTGGTTTGCGCGCTACGGCGTGGCGTAA
- the metE gene encoding 5-methyltetrahydropteroyltriglutamate--homocysteine S-methyltransferase: MAILNHTLGFPRVGLRRELKKAQESYWAGNSTQEELLTVGRELRARHWQQQKDAGVELLPVGDFAWYDHVLTTSLLLGNVPARHQNADGSVDLDTLFRIGRGRAPTGEPAAAAEMTKWFNTNYHYMVPEFTQGQQFTLTWTQLLDEVDEALALGHKVKPVLLGPVTYLWLGKVKGEAFNRLDLLNAVLPVYRQVLAELAKRGIEWVQIDEPLLALELDAEWQAAFKPAYDALQGQVKLLLTTYFDSIGQNLDVIKALPVQGLHVDLVHGKDDAAALNAQLPADWVLSLGVINGRNVWRADLASWFDRLQPLLGKRTLWLGSSCSLLHSPIDLSVETRLDEEVKSWFAFAIQKCQELALLTKALNSGNGDELVAYSAPIRARQTSTRVNNPEVATRLAAITAQDSQRQSPYPVRAQAQRARFQLPDWPTTTIGSFPQTTEIRGLRLDFKQGRLDSQNYRIGIAEHIKQAIVEQERLELDVLVHGEAERNDMVEYFGEHLDGFVFTQNGWVQSYGSRCVKPPVVIGDISRPEPITVEWAKYAQSLTSKPVKGMLTGPVTILCWSFPREDVSRETIAKQIALALRDEVADLEQAGIGIIQIDEPALREGLPLHRSDWAAYLEWAVDAFRLNAAVAKDDTQIHTHMCYCEFNDIMDSIAALDADVITIETSRSDMELLESFEEFEYPNEIGPGVYDIHSPNVPSVEWIEALLRKAAQRIPAERLWVNPDCGLKTRGWPETRQSLANMVQAAKRLRETAE; this comes from the coding sequence ATGGCAATTTTAAATCACACTCTTGGTTTTCCGCGCGTCGGTCTGCGTCGTGAACTGAAAAAAGCACAGGAAAGCTATTGGGCAGGGAACAGCACGCAGGAAGAGCTGCTGACCGTGGGCCGTGAGTTGCGCGCCCGTCACTGGCAACAGCAGAAAGACGCCGGCGTGGAACTGCTGCCGGTGGGCGATTTTGCCTGGTACGACCATGTGCTGACCACCAGCCTGCTGCTGGGGAATGTACCTGCCCGTCACCAGAACGCGGATGGCTCCGTCGATCTGGATACCCTGTTCCGTATCGGCCGTGGCCGCGCACCGACCGGTGAGCCGGCCGCCGCCGCTGAAATGACCAAATGGTTTAACACCAACTATCACTACATGGTGCCGGAATTTACCCAAGGCCAACAGTTCACACTGACCTGGACCCAACTGCTGGATGAAGTCGATGAAGCATTGGCGCTGGGTCACAAGGTGAAACCGGTATTGCTGGGGCCGGTAACCTACCTGTGGCTGGGTAAAGTCAAAGGGGAAGCCTTCAACCGTCTGGATCTGCTGAACGCGGTACTGCCGGTGTACCGGCAGGTGCTGGCTGAGCTGGCTAAGCGCGGCATCGAATGGGTGCAGATTGACGAGCCGCTGCTGGCGCTGGAGCTGGATGCCGAATGGCAAGCGGCGTTTAAACCGGCTTACGATGCGCTGCAAGGGCAGGTGAAACTGCTGTTGACCACCTATTTCGACAGCATCGGCCAGAATCTGGACGTTATCAAAGCGCTGCCGGTGCAGGGGCTGCATGTCGATTTGGTGCACGGCAAAGACGACGCCGCCGCACTAAATGCACAGTTACCTGCCGACTGGGTGCTGTCGCTGGGGGTCATCAACGGACGTAACGTGTGGCGCGCCGATCTGGCGAGCTGGTTCGATCGTCTGCAACCGTTGCTGGGCAAGCGTACATTGTGGCTGGGTAGTTCCTGCTCTCTGTTGCACAGCCCGATTGATCTCAGCGTCGAAACCCGTCTGGACGAGGAAGTGAAGAGCTGGTTTGCCTTCGCGATTCAGAAGTGTCAGGAGCTGGCGTTGCTGACCAAGGCGCTCAATAGCGGCAATGGCGATGAACTGGTGGCATATAGTGCACCGATCCGCGCCCGTCAGACATCGACCCGTGTGAATAACCCGGAAGTGGCGACGCGTCTGGCCGCGATCACCGCACAAGACAGCCAGCGTCAGAGCCCGTATCCGGTTCGTGCACAAGCGCAGCGTGCGCGTTTCCAGCTACCAGACTGGCCGACCACTACCATCGGTTCGTTCCCGCAAACCACTGAAATTCGTGGCCTGCGTCTGGATTTCAAACAGGGTCGTCTGGATAGTCAGAACTACCGTATCGGCATTGCCGAGCACATCAAACAGGCGATTGTGGAACAAGAACGTCTGGAACTGGACGTACTGGTGCACGGTGAAGCCGAACGTAACGACATGGTGGAGTACTTCGGCGAGCATCTGGATGGTTTCGTGTTCACCCAGAACGGCTGGGTGCAGAGTTATGGTTCCCGTTGCGTCAAGCCGCCGGTGGTGATTGGCGACATCAGCCGTCCTGAACCGATCACCGTCGAGTGGGCGAAGTATGCTCAGTCGCTGACCAGCAAGCCGGTAAAAGGCATGCTGACTGGCCCGGTTACGATTCTGTGCTGGTCCTTCCCGCGTGAAGACGTCAGCCGTGAAACCATTGCCAAACAGATTGCGCTGGCGCTGCGCGACGAAGTGGCGGATCTGGAACAGGCTGGTATCGGCATCATCCAGATTGACGAACCGGCGCTGCGTGAAGGGCTGCCGCTGCACCGCTCCGACTGGGCAGCCTATCTGGAGTGGGCGGTCGATGCGTTCCGCCTGAATGCCGCGGTCGCGAAAGACGATACTCAGATTCACACCCACATGTGCTACTGCGAATTCAACGACATCATGGATTCCATCGCGGCACTGGATGCGGACGTGATCACCATCGAAACCTCACGTTCTGATATGGAACTGCTGGAATCGTTCGAAGAGTTCGAGTACCCGAATGAAATCGGCCCAGGCGTGTACGACATTCACTCGCCGAACGTGCCGAGTGTTGAATGGATTGAAGCACTGCTGCGTAAAGCGGCCCAACGTATTCCGGCAGAACGCCTGTGGGTGAATCCGGACTGCGGCCTGAAAACCCGCGGCTGGCCGGAAACACGTCAGTCACTGGCGAACATGGTTCAGGCAGCCAAACGCCTGCGCGAAACAGCGGAATAA
- the metR gene encoding HTH-type transcriptional regulator MetR, producing MIELKHLRTLQALRNTGSLAAAAAQLHQTQSALSHQFSDLEQRLGFRLFVRKSQPLRFTPQGEILLQLAEQILPQIQQALQACNEPHQTTLRLAIECHSCIQWLTPALENFHQSWPQVVMDFKSGVTFDPQPALQQGELDLVMTSDILPRSGLHYSPMFDFEVRLVLSPDHPLAAKAVITPDDLAQETLMIYPVQRQRLDVWRHFLQPAGVSPSLKSVDNTLLLIQMVAARMGIAALPHWVVESFERQGLVVTKTLGEGLWSRLYAAVRDGEQRQPVIEAFIRSARQHACEHLPFVRDASRPNAGVPIKPQQ from the coding sequence ATGATCGAACTTAAACACTTACGGACGCTGCAGGCGCTGCGCAACACGGGATCGTTAGCCGCCGCCGCCGCACAGCTCCATCAGACGCAATCCGCCCTGTCGCATCAATTCAGCGATCTGGAACAACGGCTGGGATTCCGCTTGTTCGTCCGTAAGAGCCAGCCGCTTCGCTTTACGCCGCAGGGGGAAATTCTGCTGCAACTGGCCGAACAGATCCTGCCGCAGATTCAGCAGGCGCTGCAGGCGTGCAACGAGCCGCATCAAACGACGCTACGGCTGGCGATCGAATGTCACAGTTGCATTCAGTGGCTGACGCCGGCGTTGGAGAACTTCCACCAGAGCTGGCCGCAGGTGGTGATGGATTTCAAATCCGGCGTTACTTTCGACCCACAACCCGCTCTACAGCAGGGCGAGCTCGATCTGGTGATGACGTCCGACATTCTGCCGCGCAGCGGCCTGCACTATTCGCCGATGTTTGACTTTGAGGTACGACTGGTGCTGTCGCCGGATCATCCGCTGGCCGCCAAGGCCGTAATTACGCCTGACGATCTGGCGCAGGAAACGCTGATGATCTACCCGGTTCAGCGCCAGCGGCTGGATGTATGGCGCCACTTTTTACAGCCGGCCGGGGTCAGCCCGTCGCTAAAAAGCGTAGACAATACTCTGTTGCTGATTCAAATGGTAGCGGCGCGCATGGGCATCGCTGCGCTGCCGCACTGGGTGGTAGAGAGTTTTGAACGCCAGGGTCTGGTGGTCACCAAAACCCTGGGCGAGGGTTTGTGGAGCCGGCTGTACGCCGCCGTGCGCGATGGCGAACAGCGTCAACCGGTTATCGAAGCGTTTATTCGTTCCGCGCGCCAGCATGCCTGCGAGCATCTGCCGTTTGTGCGGGATGCTTCACGACCCAACGCTGGTGTACCCATAAAGCCACAGCAATAA
- a CDS encoding carboxylate/amino acid/amine transporter, with product MPLLIITTILWSFSFSLIGEYLAGQVDSWFSAMFRLVLAALVFLPFLRWRGYSPKVLGLYLLVGVFQLGVMYLFLFRSYLYLNVPTILLFSVMTPLYVTLIYDLLSGHRLRWGYALSALLAVLGAAVIHYHGVSEHFWWGLLLVQAANICFAVGQVGYKRLMEVYPMPQHSAFSWFYLGAALVTLVAWALFGNAAKLPTAPVQWGVLAFLGIVVSGLGYFMWNYGATQVDAGTLSIMNNFHVPAGLLVNFAFWQKTPNWTSFFIGSAIIAVALWVHQRWVVKHPAQTADARRHAGARNE from the coding sequence GTGCCGTTATTGATCATCACCACTATTCTTTGGTCGTTTTCCTTCAGCCTGATTGGTGAATACCTGGCGGGCCAGGTTGATAGCTGGTTCTCCGCCATGTTTCGGCTGGTGTTGGCGGCATTGGTGTTCCTGCCTTTCCTGCGCTGGCGCGGCTACTCTCCCAAAGTGTTGGGGTTGTATTTGCTGGTGGGGGTTTTCCAGCTTGGCGTTATGTACCTGTTCCTGTTCCGCAGTTATCTTTACCTGAATGTACCGACGATCCTGCTGTTTTCGGTGATGACGCCGCTGTATGTGACGCTAATTTACGACCTGCTGAGCGGGCACCGCCTGCGTTGGGGCTATGCGCTCAGCGCTCTGCTTGCTGTTTTGGGGGCGGCGGTGATCCACTATCACGGCGTGAGCGAGCATTTCTGGTGGGGGTTACTGCTGGTGCAGGCGGCGAATATCTGTTTTGCCGTGGGTCAGGTGGGCTATAAACGGCTGATGGAAGTGTATCCGATGCCGCAGCACAGCGCGTTTTCCTGGTTCTACCTGGGCGCGGCGCTGGTGACGCTGGTGGCCTGGGCGCTGTTTGGCAATGCCGCGAAGCTGCCTACTGCGCCGGTACAATGGGGCGTGCTGGCGTTTCTTGGTATCGTGGTGTCGGGCCTGGGCTATTTCATGTGGAATTACGGCGCCACTCAGGTGGATGCCGGTACGTTGAGTATTATGAACAACTTTCACGTCCCGGCCGGGCTGCTGGTCAATTTCGCTTTCTGGCAGAAAACGCCGAACTGGACCAGCTTTTTCATCGGTTCTGCGATTATTGCTGTGGCTTTATGGGTACACCAGCGTTGGGTCGTGAAGCATCCCGCACAAACGGCAGATGCTCGCAGGCATGCTGGCGCGCGGAACGAATAA